In Aspergillus fumigatus Af293 chromosome 4, whole genome shotgun sequence, one genomic interval encodes:
- a CDS encoding type I 3-dehydroquinate dehydratase, translating to MMQTAIHQPMAMTILADTAPSVTNNSASAPSPANGAHPPLATAVSANSAVAAAPPSVPADPPRTVVVVYRSGQDSIVHLVAEVLGKPWTTETSLSTLVTGSNAVVVGILAAELARSLDECDPSTLIVINTHCVDDGSSPDEALTDRCDYEFLYSHSPFLRRDLTRFLSLILGQTRPHEDLKTKTRTNFISTTFPDVHAALPNLDILSVGSDAVEIRVDLLVEPSPQGVVSPVPSLRYVGQQVMLLRQHTELPIIFTTRCTKENGKFPMDDPMLFYRYLRRAIQWGCEYIDVELWLPEEIRRRLAEQKGHSVIMSAFHDFSGTWKWTSPEAARIFAESARYADIVKMIAMVHTIEANYELEYFRSTVKARGAGDSSPLLSAVNMGQMGQLSRALNTVFSPITHPLLPMIAAPGQLTAAEINEAMHIMGALPKRDLYVIGSFRATPQSMFMEKCFNELSLPHTLTSIDRGPKGTIEGVIMQPSFGGASVNPPISAATPYIPAVSEAARAIGLVDTIVVGESQSQSQSQSQSQSQSQSQSQPHGPPTARTLIGENATWKGIRATLTRDYVPSAYRGRAAIILAGSESDASAAIYALRSLGVGSIYTVGFRATGPLAAGLEPFTSIQSVKLVEQPFVMVSALPPEKSLLVQPLLRHYRSNGRTSPRSTRGKVYLDLTASSGERKGDPVGVAVNAGWTAYGIDEVTAWTTVETMRLLVGQNVPFDFVRMASGRIY from the coding sequence ATGATGCAGACAGCCATTCATCAGCCCATGGCGATGACCATTCTTGCTGATACCGCTCCTTCTGTGACCAACAACAGCGCCAGCGCTCCGTCGCCAGCGAATGGTGCTCATCCCCCACTGGCGACGGCTGTCTCGGCCAATTCAGCCGTTGCCGCCGCTCCCCCGTCGGTCCCCGCGGATCCTCCGAGGACGGTGGTGGTAGTTTACAGGTCCGGCCAGGACTCCATTGTGCACTTGGTCGCCGAGGTTCTGGGCAAACCATGGACCACGGAAACGTCGCTGTCCACCCTGGTGACGGGCAGTAATGCCGTGGTGGTGGGGATTCTGGCCGCCGAGCTGGCGCGCAGTCTCGACGAGTGCGACCCGTCGACTTTGATCGTGATCAACACGCACTGTGTGGACGACGGCTCGTCGCCGGACGAGGCGCTCACCGATCGCTGCGACTACGAGTTTCTGTACTCGCACAGCCCGTTTCTGCGGCGCGATCTGACGCGCTTCCTGTCGTTGATCCTGGGCCAGACGCGGCCGCACGAGGATCTCAAGACCAAGACCCGCACCAACTTCATCTCGACGACGTTCCCGGATGTGCATGCGGCGCTGCCGAACCTGGACATCTTGTCGGTCGGGTCGGATGCGGTGGAGATCCGGGTGGATCTGCTGGTCGAGCCGTCGCCGCAGGGGGTCGTCAGCCCCGTGCCGAGCCTGCGGTACGTGGGCCAGcaggtgatgctgctgcGGCAGCACACGGAGCTGCCGATCATCTTCACGACGCGCTGCACCAAGGAGAACGGCAAGTTCCCCATGGACGATCCGATGCTGTTCTACCGGTACCTGCGGCGGGCGATCCAGTGGGGGTGCGAGTACATCGACGTGGAGCTGTGGCTGCCCGAGGAGATCCGGCGGCGGCTGGCCGAGCAAAAGGGCCACAGCGTGATCATGTCGGCGTTCCATGACTTCTCGGGCACGTGGAAGTGGACGTCGCCCGAGGCGGCGCGCATCTTCGCGGAGAGCGCCCGGTACGCGGATATCGTCAAGATGATCGCCATGGTCCACACGATCGAGGCCAACTACGAGCTGGAGTACTTCCGGTCGACGGTCAAGGCGCGCGGGGCGGGCGACTCGTCCCCGCTGCTGTCGGCGGTCAACATGGGCCAGATGGGTCAGCTGTCGCGCGCGCTCAACACGGTCTTCTCGCCCATCACGCACCCGCTGCTGCCGATGATTGCGGCCCCGGGGCAGCTGACCGCGGCCGAGATCAACGAGGCGATGCACATCATGGGCGCCCTGCCGAAGCGCGATCTCTACGTGATCGGGTCGTTCCGGGCGACGCCGCAGTCCATGTTCATGGAGAAGTGTTTTAACGAGCTGAGCCTGCCGCACACGCTGACGTCCATCGACCGCGGCCCCAAGGGCACGATCGAAGGCGTGATCATGCAGCCCAGCTTCGGCGGCGCCTCGGTCAACCCGCCCATCTCGGCCGCGACGCCGTACATTCCCGCCGTCAGCGAGGCCGCGCGGGCGATCGGGTTGGTGGATACCATTGTCGTGGGGGAGTCACAGTCGCAGTCacagtcgcagtcgcaatCGCAATCACAATCGCAATCGCAATCGCAACCGCACGGACCACCAACGGCGAGAACGTTAATTGGGGAGAACGCCACGTGGAAGGGAATTCGGGCGACGCTCACACGCGACTACGTGCCGTCAGCCTACCGAGGCCGGGCGGCGATCATCCTAGCAGGGTCGGAAAGCGATGCATCGGCGGCGATCTATGCGCTGCGCAGTCTCGGGGTGGGCTCGATCTACACTGTGGGATTCCGGGCGACCGGACCGCTGGCGGCGGGACTGGAGCCCTTTACCTCGATCCAGTCGGTCAAGCTGGTCGAGCAGCCATTTGTGATGGTGTCCGCGCTGCCGCCGGAGAAGTCGCTCCTGGTGCAGCCGCTGCTGCGACACTACCGCAGCAACGGGCGCACATCCCCGCGGTCGACGCGGGGCAAAGTGTATCTGGACCTGACGGCGAGCTCGGGGGAGCGCAAGGGGGATCCGGTTGGGGTAGCGGTGAATGCGGGCTGGACGGCGTACGGGATCGACGAGGTGACGGCATGGACGACGGTGGAAACGATGCGGCTGCTGGTGGGACAGAATGTGCCGTTTGATTTTGTGCGCATGGCTTCGGGAAGAATTTATTAG
- a CDS encoding transposase: protein MNLTSSRPARPLRPKKSQISPRLRVNMVFLMRPYVITSRSIALKGYQEEALIQWIVCMRDQNMPVTPKLLEEYANQALRRAGESRQVSKMWAYHFEKQLPEHLNLGPAKQKIKESKRIQAEDAGLLTHWYNQLAGVVKKDTPARLVYNFNECSFQPGEGKSRKVISSKGSKVPDLAESERGENITAIECVAADGWQMDPWFIFKGNGIFMESWFNESEALPPDTTIATSPNGWISDELAVQWLQSFINATNERTKKGEKRILIFDGHGSHLTVEFLQLCEDNGVIPFGFLPHTTHLCQPLDGKPFLSYKQHFRRMNNELSYWAGEPVGKSEFLHMIGPVREKAFNQRIIREAFKDRGIWPVNRIPDIYAPDLDKMTPSTPPSQPPSRPPSSSSIDISPPRTIQALKKNQAKLSKHADLLTPKLQRNLERIFEHNRIAAEHLAIANETIGRIRAAQAPLRRQYTKRQVKPLSQSGILTLRDANRSIASRKAKDAAAQERRLQTQWEKVHGKPPPLAST from the exons atgaatcttacctcctcAAGGCCTGCAAGGCCGCTCAGGCCtaaaaaaagccaaatatctccaagattgcgcgtgaatatggtgttccttatgcgaccctacgtgatcacatcaagaagcat agcccttaagggataccaggaggaggccttaatccagtggatagtctgtatgcgtgatcagaatatgccagtgacgcctaagctactagaagagtatgcaaatcaggcacttcgacgcgcaggggaatctaggcaggttagcaagatgtgggcatatCACTTTGAGAAAcaacttccagaacaccttaatctaggcccagcgaagcaaaagataaaggaatccAAGCGTATCCaagctgaggatgcaggtttactgacacattggtataatcagcttgcaggggtggttaaaaaggatacaccagcgcggttggtatacaactttaATGAATGcagcttccagcctggcgaaggcaaatctaggaaggtaatcagttcaaaaggttcaaaagtgcctgatcttgccgaatccgaaagaggagagaatattacagctattgaatgtgtagctgcagatggatggcagatggatccctggtttatctttaaag gcaacggaatcttcatggaatcttggtttaatgagagcgaggccttaccaccagatactacgatagcgacgtctcctaatggctggatatcagatgaactagccgttcaatggcttcaaagctttatcaatgcaacaaacgagcgtacaaagaagggggagaaacggatacttatatttgatggccatggctctcatctcactgtcgaattcttgcaactttgcgaagataatggcgttattccctttggattccttcctcatacgacacatctttgccagcctttggatggtaagccattcttaagctataagcaacactttcgtcgtatgaataatgagctatcttactgggctggtgagcctgtagggaagtcagaattcttacacatgattggaccagtacgagagaaggctttcaaccaaaggatcatccgtgaggccttcaaagatcgtggaatctggccagtcaata gaattccggatatctacgcgcctgatcttgataagatgactccctctacgccaccctctcagccgccatctcggccgccatcttcatctagtattgatatctcacctccgcggacgattcaggcccttaagaagaaccaggcaaagctatctaagcatgcagatctgcttacaccaaagctgcagcgaaatcttgaacggatatttgaacataaccgaatcgccgctgagcacctggctatagcaaatgaaactattggtcgaataagggccgcgcaggcccccctacggcgtcaatatactaagcggcaggttaagccgcttagccagtctggtatattgacattacgtgatgcaaatcgatcaattgcttcaaggaaggccaaagatgctgccgcgcaagagagacgtttacaaacgcaatgggagaaagtgcatggtaagcccccaccactagcatctacataa